In Oncorhynchus keta strain PuntledgeMale-10-30-2019 chromosome 19, Oket_V2, whole genome shotgun sequence, a single genomic region encodes these proteins:
- the LOC127909589 gene encoding uncharacterized protein LOC127909589 isoform X10, whose translation MGMISSSEGRVISSSEVRVISSSEGRVISSSEGRVINSSVARVISSSEVSVIGSSEVRVISSSVVRVISSSVVRVISSSVVRVISSSVVRVISSSEVRVISSSVVRVISSSEVRVISSSEVRVISSSEVRVISRSEVRVISRSEARVISRSEARVISSLEARVISSLEARVISSLEARVISSLEARVISSLEARVISSSEVRVISSSEVRVISRPEVRVISRPEVRVISSSEVRVISSSEVRVISSSEVRVISSSEVRVISSSEVRVISSSEARVISSSEARVISSSEVRVIGSSEVRVICGSEVRVIGGSEVRVIGCSEVRVIGCSEVRVIGGSEVRVIGGSEVRVIGGSEVRVIGGSEVRVISSSEARVISSSEARVNSSSEVRVISSSEARVISSSAVRVIGGSAVRVIGGSAVMRHTHSI comes from the exons ATGGGGATGATCAGTAGTTCAGAGGGCAGGGTGATCAGTAGTTCAGAGGTCAGGGTGATCAGTAGTTCAGAGGGCAGGGTGATCAGTAGTTCAGAAGGCAGGGTGATCAATAGTTCTGTGGCCAGGGTGATCAGTAGTTCTGAGGTCAGCGTGATCGGTAGTTCAGAGGTCAGGGTGATCAGTAGTTCTGTGGTCAGGGTGATCAGTAGTTCTGTTGTCAGGGTGATCAGTAGTTCTGTGGTCAGGGTGATCAGTAGTTCTGTGGTCAGGGTAATCAGTAGTTCAGAGGTCAGGGTGATCAGTAGTTCTGTGGTCAGGGTAATCAGTAGTTCAGAGGTCAGGGTAATCAGTAGTTCTGAGGTCAGGGTGATCAGTAGTTCTGAGGTCAGGGTGATCAGTCGTTCGGAGGTCAGGGTGATCAGTCGTTCGGAGGCCAGGGTGATCAGTCGTTCGGAGGCCAGGGTGATCAGTAGTTTGGAGGCCAGGGTGATCAGTAGTTTGGAGGCCAGGGTGATCAGTAGTTTGGAGGCCAGGGTGATCAGTAGTTTGGAGGCCAGGGTGATCAGTAGTTTGGAGGCCAGGGTGATCAGTAGTTCTGAGGTCAGGGTGATCAGTAGTTCTGAGGTCAGGGTGATCAGTCGTCCGGAGGTCAGGGTGATCAGTCGTCCGGAGGTCAGGGTGATCAGTAGTTCGGAGGTCAGGGTGATCAGTAGTTCAGAGGTCAGGGTGATCAGTAGTTCAGAGGTCAGGGTGATCAGTAGTTCAGAGGTCAGGGTGATCAGTAGTTCAGAGGTCAGGGTGATCAGTAGTTCGGAGGCCAGGGTGATCAGTAGTTCGGAGGCCAGGGTGATCAGTAGTTCGGAGGTCAGGGTGATCGGTAGTTCGGAGGTCAGGGTGATCTGTGGTTCGGAGGTCAGGGTGATCGGTGGTTCTGAGGTCAGGGTGATCGGTTGTTCGGAGGTCAGGGTGATCGGTTGTTCGGAGGTCAGGGTGATCGGTGGTTCGGAGGTCAGGGTGATCGGTGGTTCGGAGGTCAGGGTGATCGGTGGTTCTGAG GTCAGGGTGATCGGTGGTTCGGAG GTCAGGGTGATCAGTAGTTCGGAGGCCAGGGTGATCAGTAGTTCGGAGGCCAGGGTGAACAGTAGTTCGGAGGTCAGGGTGATCAGTAGTTCGGAGGCCAGGGTGATCAGTAGTTCGGCGGTCAGGGTGATCGGTGGTTCGGCGGTCAGGGTGATCGGTGGTTCGGCGgtcatgagacacacacacagtatttga
- the LOC127909589 gene encoding uncharacterized protein LOC127909589 isoform X5, producing the protein MGMISSSEGRVISSSEVRVISSSEGRVISSSEGRVINSSVARVISSSEVSVIGSSEVRVISSSVVRVISSSVVRVISSSVVRVISSSVVRVISSSEVRVISSSVVRVISSSEVRVISSSEVRVISSSEVRVISRSEVRVISRSEARVISRSEARVISSLEARVISSLEARVISSLEARVISSLEARVISSLEARVISSSEVRVISSSEVRVISRPEVRVISRPEVRVISSSEVRVISSSEVRVISSSEVRVISSSEVRVISSSEVRVISSSEARVISSSEARVISSSEVRVIGSSEVRVICGSEVRVIGGSEVRVIGCSEVRVIGCSEVRVIGGSEVRVIGGSEVRVIGGSEVRVIGCSEVRVIGGSEVRVISSSEARVISSSEARVNSSSEVRVISSSEARVISSSAVRVIGGSAVRVIGGSAVMRHTHSI; encoded by the exons ATGGGGATGATCAGTAGTTCAGAGGGCAGGGTGATCAGTAGTTCAGAGGTCAGGGTGATCAGTAGTTCAGAGGGCAGGGTGATCAGTAGTTCAGAAGGCAGGGTGATCAATAGTTCTGTGGCCAGGGTGATCAGTAGTTCTGAGGTCAGCGTGATCGGTAGTTCAGAGGTCAGGGTGATCAGTAGTTCTGTGGTCAGGGTGATCAGTAGTTCTGTTGTCAGGGTGATCAGTAGTTCTGTGGTCAGGGTGATCAGTAGTTCTGTGGTCAGGGTAATCAGTAGTTCAGAGGTCAGGGTGATCAGTAGTTCTGTGGTCAGGGTAATCAGTAGTTCAGAGGTCAGGGTAATCAGTAGTTCTGAGGTCAGGGTGATCAGTAGTTCTGAGGTCAGGGTGATCAGTCGTTCGGAGGTCAGGGTGATCAGTCGTTCGGAGGCCAGGGTGATCAGTCGTTCGGAGGCCAGGGTGATCAGTAGTTTGGAGGCCAGGGTGATCAGTAGTTTGGAGGCCAGGGTGATCAGTAGTTTGGAGGCCAGGGTGATCAGTAGTTTGGAGGCCAGGGTGATCAGTAGTTTGGAGGCCAGGGTGATCAGTAGTTCTGAGGTCAGGGTGATCAGTAGTTCTGAGGTCAGGGTGATCAGTCGTCCGGAGGTCAGGGTGATCAGTCGTCCGGAGGTCAGGGTGATCAGTAGTTCGGAGGTCAGGGTGATCAGTAGTTCAGAGGTCAGGGTGATCAGTAGTTCAGAGGTCAGGGTGATCAGTAGTTCAGAGGTCAGGGTGATCAGTAGTTCAGAGGTCAGGGTGATCAGTAGTTCGGAGGCCAGGGTGATCAGTAGTTCGGAGGCCAGGGTGATCAGTAGTTCGGAGGTCAGGGTGATCGGTAGTTCGGAGGTCAGGGTGATCTGTGGTTCGGAGGTCAGGGTGATCGGTGGTTCTGAGGTCAGGGTGATCGGTTGTTCGGAGGTCAGGGTGATCGGTTGTTCGGAGGTCAGGGTGATCGGTGGTTCGGAGGTCAGGGTGATCGGTGGTTCGGAGGTCAGGGTGATCGGTGGTTCTGAGGTCAGGGTGATCGGTTGTTCGGAG GTCAGGGTGATCGGTGGTTCGGAG GTCAGGGTGATCAGTAGTTCGGAGGCCAGGGTGATCAGTAGTTCGGAGGCCAGGGTGAACAGTAGTTCGGAGGTCAGGGTGATCAGTAGTTCGGAGGCCAGGGTGATCAGTAGTTCGGCGGTCAGGGTGATCGGTGGTTCGGCGGTCAGGGTGATCGGTGGTTCGGCGgtcatgagacacacacacagtatttga
- the LOC127909589 gene encoding uncharacterized protein LOC127909589 isoform X7, giving the protein MGMISSSEGRVISSSEVRVISSSEGRVISSSEGRVINSSVARVISSSEVSVIGSSEVRVISSSVVRVISSSVVRVISSSVVRVISSSVVRVISSSEVRVISSSVVRVISSSEVRVISSSEVRVISSSEVRVISRSEVRVISRSEARVISRSEARVISSLEARVISSLEARVISSLEARVISSLEARVISSLEARVISSSEVRVISSSEVRVISRPEVRVISRPEVRVISSSEVRVISSSEVRVISSSEVRVISSSEVRVISSSEVRVISSSEARVISSSEARVISSSEVRVIGSSEVRVICGSEVRVIGGSEVRVIGGSEVRVIGGSEVRVIGGSEVRVIGCSEVSVIGGSEVRVIGGSEVRVIGGSEVRVISSSEARVISSSEARVNSSSEVRVISSSEARVISSSAVRVIGGSAVRVIGGSAVMRHTHSI; this is encoded by the exons ATGGGGATGATCAGTAGTTCAGAGGGCAGGGTGATCAGTAGTTCAGAGGTCAGGGTGATCAGTAGTTCAGAGGGCAGGGTGATCAGTAGTTCAGAAGGCAGGGTGATCAATAGTTCTGTGGCCAGGGTGATCAGTAGTTCTGAGGTCAGCGTGATCGGTAGTTCAGAGGTCAGGGTGATCAGTAGTTCTGTGGTCAGGGTGATCAGTAGTTCTGTTGTCAGGGTGATCAGTAGTTCTGTGGTCAGGGTGATCAGTAGTTCTGTGGTCAGGGTAATCAGTAGTTCAGAGGTCAGGGTGATCAGTAGTTCTGTGGTCAGGGTAATCAGTAGTTCAGAGGTCAGGGTAATCAGTAGTTCTGAGGTCAGGGTGATCAGTAGTTCTGAGGTCAGGGTGATCAGTCGTTCGGAGGTCAGGGTGATCAGTCGTTCGGAGGCCAGGGTGATCAGTCGTTCGGAGGCCAGGGTGATCAGTAGTTTGGAGGCCAGGGTGATCAGTAGTTTGGAGGCCAGGGTGATCAGTAGTTTGGAGGCCAGGGTGATCAGTAGTTTGGAGGCCAGGGTGATCAGTAGTTTGGAGGCCAGGGTGATCAGTAGTTCTGAGGTCAGGGTGATCAGTAGTTCTGAGGTCAGGGTGATCAGTCGTCCGGAGGTCAGGGTGATCAGTCGTCCGGAGGTCAGGGTGATCAGTAGTTCGGAGGTCAGGGTGATCAGTAGTTCAGAGGTCAGGGTGATCAGTAGTTCAGAGGTCAGGGTGATCAGTAGTTCAGAGGTCAGGGTGATCAGTAGTTCAGAGGTCAGGGTGATCAGTAGTTCGGAGGCCAGGGTGATCAGTAGTTCGGAGGCCAGGGTGATCAGTAGTTCGGAGGTCAGGGTGATCGGTAGTTCGGAGGTCAGGGTGATCTGTGGTTCGGAGGTCAGGGTGATCGGTGGTTCTGAG GTCAGGGTGATCGGTGGTTCGGAGGTCAGGGTGATCGGTGGTTCGGAGGTCAGGGTGATCGGTGGTTCTGAGGTCAGGGTGATCGGTTGTTCGGAGGTCAGTGTGATCGGTGGTTCTGAGGTCAGGGTGATCGGTGGTTCGGAGGTCAGGGTGATCGGTGGTTCGGAG GTCAGGGTGATCAGTAGTTCGGAGGCCAGGGTGATCAGTAGTTCGGAGGCCAGGGTGAACAGTAGTTCGGAGGTCAGGGTGATCAGTAGTTCGGAGGCCAGGGTGATCAGTAGTTCGGCGGTCAGGGTGATCGGTGGTTCGGCGGTCAGGGTGATCGGTGGTTCGGCGgtcatgagacacacacacagtatttga
- the LOC127909589 gene encoding uncharacterized protein LOC127909589 isoform X21, giving the protein MGMISSSEGRVISSSEVRVISSSEGRVISSSEGRVINSSVARVISSSEVSVIGSSEVRVISSSVVRVISSSVVRVISSSVVRVISSSVVRVISSSEVRVISSSVVRVISSSEVRVISSSEVRVISSSEVRVISRSEVRVISRSEARVISRSEARVISSLEARVISSLEARVISSLEARVISSLEARVISSLEARVISSSEVRVISSSEVRVISRPEVRVISRPEVRVISSSEVRVISSSEVRVISSSEVRVISSSEVRVISSSEVRVISSSEARVISSSEARVISSSEVRVIGSSEVRVIGGSEVRVIGGSEVRVIGGSEVRVISSSEARVISSSEARVNSSSEVRVISSSEARVISSSAVRVIGGSAVRVIGGSAVMRHTHSI; this is encoded by the exons ATGGGGATGATCAGTAGTTCAGAGGGCAGGGTGATCAGTAGTTCAGAGGTCAGGGTGATCAGTAGTTCAGAGGGCAGGGTGATCAGTAGTTCAGAAGGCAGGGTGATCAATAGTTCTGTGGCCAGGGTGATCAGTAGTTCTGAGGTCAGCGTGATCGGTAGTTCAGAGGTCAGGGTGATCAGTAGTTCTGTGGTCAGGGTGATCAGTAGTTCTGTTGTCAGGGTGATCAGTAGTTCTGTGGTCAGGGTGATCAGTAGTTCTGTGGTCAGGGTAATCAGTAGTTCAGAGGTCAGGGTGATCAGTAGTTCTGTGGTCAGGGTAATCAGTAGTTCAGAGGTCAGGGTAATCAGTAGTTCTGAGGTCAGGGTGATCAGTAGTTCTGAGGTCAGGGTGATCAGTCGTTCGGAGGTCAGGGTGATCAGTCGTTCGGAGGCCAGGGTGATCAGTCGTTCGGAGGCCAGGGTGATCAGTAGTTTGGAGGCCAGGGTGATCAGTAGTTTGGAGGCCAGGGTGATCAGTAGTTTGGAGGCCAGGGTGATCAGTAGTTTGGAGGCCAGGGTGATCAGTAGTTTGGAGGCCAGGGTGATCAGTAGTTCTGAGGTCAGGGTGATCAGTAGTTCTGAGGTCAGGGTGATCAGTCGTCCGGAGGTCAGGGTGATCAGTCGTCCGGAGGTCAGGGTGATCAGTAGTTCGGAGGTCAGGGTGATCAGTAGTTCAGAGGTCAGGGTGATCAGTAGTTCAGAGGTCAGGGTGATCAGTAGTTCAGAGGTCAGGGTGATCAGTAGTTCAGAGGTCAGGGTGATCAGTAGTTCGGAGGCCAGGGTGATCAGTAGTTCGGAGGCCAGGGTGATCAGTAGTTCGGAGGTCAGGGTGATCGGTAGTTCGGAG GTCAGGGTGATCGGTGGTTCGGAG GTCAGGGTGATCGGTGGTTCGGAGGTCAGGGTGATCGGTGGTTCGGAG GTCAGGGTGATCAGTAGTTCGGAGGCCAGGGTGATCAGTAGTTCGGAGGCCAGGGTGAACAGTAGTTCGGAGGTCAGGGTGATCAGTAGTTCGGAGGCCAGGGTGATCAGTAGTTCGGCGGTCAGGGTGATCGGTGGTTCGGCGGTCAGGGTGATCGGTGGTTCGGCGgtcatgagacacacacacagtatttga
- the LOC127909589 gene encoding uncharacterized protein LOC127909589 isoform X22, with the protein MGMISSSEGRVISSSEVRVISSSEGRVISSSEGRVINSSVARVISSSEVSVIGSSEVRVISSSVVRVISSSVVRVISSSVVRVISSSVVRVISSSEVRVISSSVVRVISSSEVRVISSSEVRVISSSEVRVISRSEVRVISRSEARVISRSEARVISSLEARVISSLEARVISSLEARVISSLEARVISSLEARVISSSEVRVISSSEVRVISRPEVRVISRPEVRVISSSEVRVISSSEVRVISSSEVRVISSSEVRVISSSEVRVISSSEARVISSSEARVISSSEVRVIGSSEVRVICGSEVRVIGGSEVRVIGGSEVRVIGGSEVRVIGGSEVRVIGGSEVSRTEVRVMGFRRSG; encoded by the exons ATGGGGATGATCAGTAGTTCAGAGGGCAGGGTGATCAGTAGTTCAGAGGTCAGGGTGATCAGTAGTTCAGAGGGCAGGGTGATCAGTAGTTCAGAAGGCAGGGTGATCAATAGTTCTGTGGCCAGGGTGATCAGTAGTTCTGAGGTCAGCGTGATCGGTAGTTCAGAGGTCAGGGTGATCAGTAGTTCTGTGGTCAGGGTGATCAGTAGTTCTGTTGTCAGGGTGATCAGTAGTTCTGTGGTCAGGGTGATCAGTAGTTCTGTGGTCAGGGTAATCAGTAGTTCAGAGGTCAGGGTGATCAGTAGTTCTGTGGTCAGGGTAATCAGTAGTTCAGAGGTCAGGGTAATCAGTAGTTCTGAGGTCAGGGTGATCAGTAGTTCTGAGGTCAGGGTGATCAGTCGTTCGGAGGTCAGGGTGATCAGTCGTTCGGAGGCCAGGGTGATCAGTCGTTCGGAGGCCAGGGTGATCAGTAGTTTGGAGGCCAGGGTGATCAGTAGTTTGGAGGCCAGGGTGATCAGTAGTTTGGAGGCCAGGGTGATCAGTAGTTTGGAGGCCAGGGTGATCAGTAGTTTGGAGGCCAGGGTGATCAGTAGTTCTGAGGTCAGGGTGATCAGTAGTTCTGAGGTCAGGGTGATCAGTCGTCCGGAGGTCAGGGTGATCAGTCGTCCGGAGGTCAGGGTGATCAGTAGTTCGGAGGTCAGGGTGATCAGTAGTTCAGAGGTCAGGGTGATCAGTAGTTCAGAGGTCAGGGTGATCAGTAGTTCAGAGGTCAGGGTGATCAGTAGTTCAGAGGTCAGGGTGATCAGTAGTTCGGAGGCCAGGGTGATCAGTAGTTCGGAGGCCAGGGTGATCAGTAGTTCGGAGGTCAGGGTGATCGGTAGTTCGGAGGTCAGGGTGATCTGTGGTTCGGAG GTCAGGGTGATCGGTGGTTCGGAGGTCAGGGTGATCGGTGGTTCGGAG GTCAGGGTGATCGGTGGTTCGGAGGTCAGGGTGATCGGTGGTTCGGAGGTCAGGGTGATCGGTGGTTCGGAGGTCAGTCGTACGGAGGTCAGGGTGATGGGTTTTCGGAGGTCAGGGTGA
- the LOC127909589 gene encoding uncharacterized protein LOC127909589 isoform X12 yields MGMISSSEGRVISSSEVRVISSSEGRVISSSEGRVINSSVARVISSSEVSVIGSSEVRVISSSVVRVISSSVVRVISSSVVRVISSSVVRVISSSEVRVISSSVVRVISSSEVRVISSSEVRVISSSEVRVISRSEVRVISRSEARVISRSEARVISSLEARVISSLEARVISSLEARVISSLEARVISSLEARVISSSEVRVISSSEVRVISRPEVRVISRPEVRVISSSEVRVISSSEVRVISSSEVRVISSSEVRVISSSEVRVISSSEARVISSSEARVISSSEVRVIGSSEVRVICGSEVRVIGGSEVRVIGCSEVRVIGCSEVRVIGGSEVRVIGGSEVRVIGGSEVRVIGGSEVRVIGGSEARVISSSEARVNSSSEVRVISSSEARVISSSAVRVIGGSAVRVIGGSAVMRHTHSI; encoded by the exons ATGGGGATGATCAGTAGTTCAGAGGGCAGGGTGATCAGTAGTTCAGAGGTCAGGGTGATCAGTAGTTCAGAGGGCAGGGTGATCAGTAGTTCAGAAGGCAGGGTGATCAATAGTTCTGTGGCCAGGGTGATCAGTAGTTCTGAGGTCAGCGTGATCGGTAGTTCAGAGGTCAGGGTGATCAGTAGTTCTGTGGTCAGGGTGATCAGTAGTTCTGTTGTCAGGGTGATCAGTAGTTCTGTGGTCAGGGTGATCAGTAGTTCTGTGGTCAGGGTAATCAGTAGTTCAGAGGTCAGGGTGATCAGTAGTTCTGTGGTCAGGGTAATCAGTAGTTCAGAGGTCAGGGTAATCAGTAGTTCTGAGGTCAGGGTGATCAGTAGTTCTGAGGTCAGGGTGATCAGTCGTTCGGAGGTCAGGGTGATCAGTCGTTCGGAGGCCAGGGTGATCAGTCGTTCGGAGGCCAGGGTGATCAGTAGTTTGGAGGCCAGGGTGATCAGTAGTTTGGAGGCCAGGGTGATCAGTAGTTTGGAGGCCAGGGTGATCAGTAGTTTGGAGGCCAGGGTGATCAGTAGTTTGGAGGCCAGGGTGATCAGTAGTTCTGAGGTCAGGGTGATCAGTAGTTCTGAGGTCAGGGTGATCAGTCGTCCGGAGGTCAGGGTGATCAGTCGTCCGGAGGTCAGGGTGATCAGTAGTTCGGAGGTCAGGGTGATCAGTAGTTCAGAGGTCAGGGTGATCAGTAGTTCAGAGGTCAGGGTGATCAGTAGTTCAGAGGTCAGGGTGATCAGTAGTTCAGAGGTCAGGGTGATCAGTAGTTCGGAGGCCAGGGTGATCAGTAGTTCGGAGGCCAGGGTGATCAGTAGTTCGGAGGTCAGGGTGATCGGTAGTTCGGAGGTCAGGGTGATCTGTGGTTCGGAGGTCAGGGTGATCGGTGGTTCTGAGGTCAGGGTGATCGGTTGTTCGGAGGTCAGGGTGATCGGTTGTTCGGAGGTCAGGGTGATCGGTGGTTCGGAGGTCAGGGTGATCGGTGGTTCGGAGGTCAGGGTGATCGGTGGTTCTGAG GTCAGGGTGATCGGTGGTTCGGAGGTCAGGGTGATCGGTGGTTCGGAG GCCAGGGTGATCAGTAGTTCGGAGGCCAGGGTGAACAGTAGTTCGGAGGTCAGGGTGATCAGTAGTTCGGAGGCCAGGGTGATCAGTAGTTCGGCGGTCAGGGTGATCGGTGGTTCGGCGGTCAGGGTGATCGGTGGTTCGGCGgtcatgagacacacacacagtatttga
- the LOC127909589 gene encoding uncharacterized protein LOC127909589 isoform X9, giving the protein MGMISSSEGRVISSSEVRVISSSEGRVISSSEGRVINSSVARVISSSEVSVIGSSEVRVISSSVVRVISSSVVRVISSSVVRVISSSVVRVISSSEVRVISSSVVRVISSSEVRVISSSEVRVISSSEVRVISRSEVRVISRSEARVISRSEARVISSLEARVISSLEARVISSLEARVISSLEARVISSLEARVISSSEVRVISSSEVRVISRPEVRVISRPEVRVISSSEVRVISSSEVRVISSSEVRVISSSEVRVISSSEVRVISSSEARVISSSEARVISSSEVRVIGSSEVRVICGSEVRVIGGSEVRVIGGSEVRVIGGSEVRVIGCSEVSVIGGSEVRVIGGSEVRVIGGSEVRVISSSEARVISSSEARVNSSSEVRVISSSEARVISSSAVRVIGGSAVRVIGGSAVMRHTHSI; this is encoded by the exons ATGGGGATGATCAGTAGTTCAGAGGGCAGGGTGATCAGTAGTTCAGAGGTCAGGGTGATCAGTAGTTCAGAGGGCAGGGTGATCAGTAGTTCAGAAGGCAGGGTGATCAATAGTTCTGTGGCCAGGGTGATCAGTAGTTCTGAGGTCAGCGTGATCGGTAGTTCAGAGGTCAGGGTGATCAGTAGTTCTGTGGTCAGGGTGATCAGTAGTTCTGTTGTCAGGGTGATCAGTAGTTCTGTGGTCAGGGTGATCAGTAGTTCTGTGGTCAGGGTAATCAGTAGTTCAGAGGTCAGGGTGATCAGTAGTTCTGTGGTCAGGGTAATCAGTAGTTCAGAGGTCAGGGTAATCAGTAGTTCTGAGGTCAGGGTGATCAGTAGTTCTGAGGTCAGGGTGATCAGTCGTTCGGAGGTCAGGGTGATCAGTCGTTCGGAGGCCAGGGTGATCAGTCGTTCGGAGGCCAGGGTGATCAGTAGTTTGGAGGCCAGGGTGATCAGTAGTTTGGAGGCCAGGGTGATCAGTAGTTTGGAGGCCAGGGTGATCAGTAGTTTGGAGGCCAGGGTGATCAGTAGTTTGGAGGCCAGGGTGATCAGTAGTTCTGAGGTCAGGGTGATCAGTAGTTCTGAGGTCAGGGTGATCAGTCGTCCGGAGGTCAGGGTGATCAGTCGTCCGGAGGTCAGGGTGATCAGTAGTTCGGAGGTCAGGGTGATCAGTAGTTCAGAGGTCAGGGTGATCAGTAGTTCAGAGGTCAGGGTGATCAGTAGTTCAGAGGTCAGGGTGATCAGTAGTTCAGAGGTCAGGGTGATCAGTAGTTCGGAGGCCAGGGTGATCAGTAGTTCGGAGGCCAGGGTGATCAGTAGTTCGGAGGTCAGGGTGATCGGTAGTTCGGAGGTCAGGGTGATCTGTGGTTCGGAG GTCAGGGTGATCGGTGGTTCGGAGGTCAGGGTGATCGGTGGTTCGGAGGTCAGGGTGATCGGTGGTTCTGAGGTCAGGGTGATCGGTTGTTCGGAGGTCAGTGTGATCGGTGGTTCTGAGGTCAGGGTGATCGGTGGTTCGGAGGTCAGGGTGATCGGTGGTTCGGAG GTCAGGGTGATCAGTAGTTCGGAGGCCAGGGTGATCAGTAGTTCGGAGGCCAGGGTGAACAGTAGTTCGGAGGTCAGGGTGATCAGTAGTTCGGAGGCCAGGGTGATCAGTAGTTCGGCGGTCAGGGTGATCGGTGGTTCGGCGGTCAGGGTGATCGGTGGTTCGGCGgtcatgagacacacacacagtatttga
- the LOC127909589 gene encoding uncharacterized protein LOC127909589 isoform X17 encodes MGMISSSEGRVISSSEVRVISSSEGRVISSSEGRVINSSVARVISSSEVSVIGSSEVRVISSSVVRVISSSVVRVISSSVVRVISSSVVRVISSSEVRVISSSVVRVISSSEVRVISSSEVRVISSSEVRVISRSEVRVISRSEARVISRSEARVISSLEARVISSLEARVISSLEARVISSLEARVISSLEARVISSSEVRVISSSEVRVISRPEVRVISRPEVRVISSSEVRVISSSEVRVISSSEVRVISSSEVRVISSSEVRVISSSEARVISSSEARVISSSEVRVIGSSEVRVICGSEVRVIGGSEVRVIGGSEVRVIGGSEVRVIGCSEVRVIGGSEVRVISSSEARVISSSEARVNSSSEVRVISSSEARVISSSAVRVIGGSAVRVIGGSAVMRHTHSI; translated from the exons ATGGGGATGATCAGTAGTTCAGAGGGCAGGGTGATCAGTAGTTCAGAGGTCAGGGTGATCAGTAGTTCAGAGGGCAGGGTGATCAGTAGTTCAGAAGGCAGGGTGATCAATAGTTCTGTGGCCAGGGTGATCAGTAGTTCTGAGGTCAGCGTGATCGGTAGTTCAGAGGTCAGGGTGATCAGTAGTTCTGTGGTCAGGGTGATCAGTAGTTCTGTTGTCAGGGTGATCAGTAGTTCTGTGGTCAGGGTGATCAGTAGTTCTGTGGTCAGGGTAATCAGTAGTTCAGAGGTCAGGGTGATCAGTAGTTCTGTGGTCAGGGTAATCAGTAGTTCAGAGGTCAGGGTAATCAGTAGTTCTGAGGTCAGGGTGATCAGTAGTTCTGAGGTCAGGGTGATCAGTCGTTCGGAGGTCAGGGTGATCAGTCGTTCGGAGGCCAGGGTGATCAGTCGTTCGGAGGCCAGGGTGATCAGTAGTTTGGAGGCCAGGGTGATCAGTAGTTTGGAGGCCAGGGTGATCAGTAGTTTGGAGGCCAGGGTGATCAGTAGTTTGGAGGCCAGGGTGATCAGTAGTTTGGAGGCCAGGGTGATCAGTAGTTCTGAGGTCAGGGTGATCAGTAGTTCTGAGGTCAGGGTGATCAGTCGTCCGGAGGTCAGGGTGATCAGTCGTCCGGAGGTCAGGGTGATCAGTAGTTCGGAGGTCAGGGTGATCAGTAGTTCAGAGGTCAGGGTGATCAGTAGTTCAGAGGTCAGGGTGATCAGTAGTTCAGAGGTCAGGGTGATCAGTAGTTCAGAGGTCAGGGTGATCAGTAGTTCGGAGGCCAGGGTGATCAGTAGTTCGGAGGCCAGGGTGATCAGTAGTTCGGAGGTCAGGGTGATCGGTAGTTCGGAGGTCAGGGTGATCTGTGGTTCGGAG GTCAGGGTGATCGGTGGTTCGGAGGTCAGGGTGATCGGTGGTTCGGAGGTCAGGGTGATCGGTGGTTCTGAGGTCAGGGTGATCGGTTGTTCGGAG GTCAGGGTGATCGGTGGTTCGGAG GTCAGGGTGATCAGTAGTTCGGAGGCCAGGGTGATCAGTAGTTCGGAGGCCAGGGTGAACAGTAGTTCGGAGGTCAGGGTGATCAGTAGTTCGGAGGCCAGGGTGATCAGTAGTTCGGCGGTCAGGGTGATCGGTGGTTCGGCGGTCAGGGTGATCGGTGGTTCGGCGgtcatgagacacacacacagtatttga